A genome region from Lucilia cuprina isolate Lc7/37 chromosome 3, ASM2204524v1, whole genome shotgun sequence includes the following:
- the LOC111680504 gene encoding chloride intracellular channel exc-4 gives MSEQEHQDTNGTSNGDVPEIELIIKASTIDGRRKGACLFCQEYFMDLYLLAELKTISLKVTTVDMQKPPPDFRTNFEATHPPILIDNGLAILENDKIERHIMKNIPGGYNLFVQDKEVATLIENLYVKLKLMLVKKDEAKNNALLAHLKKINDHLVNRNTRFLTGDTMCCFDCELMPRLQHIRVAGKYFVDFEIPTHYTALWRYMYHMYQLDAFTQSCPADQDIINHYKLQQMLKMKKHEELETPTFTTSIPIDISE, from the exons gccTCAACTATCGATGGACGCCGTAAAGGAGCCTGTCTTTTCTGTCAAGAATATTTTATGGATTTATATCTATTGGCCGAATTGAAAACAATAAGTCTTAAGGTAACAACAGTGGATATGCAAAAACCACCACCAGATTTTCGCACAAACTTTGAGGCCACACATCCGCCAATTCTTATTGACAACGGTTTGGccattttagaaaatgacaaaaTCGAAAGGCACATCATGAAAAATATCCCCGGTGGATATAATCTTTTTGTGCAG GACAAGGAAGTGGCCACCTTAATTGAAAACTTGTATGTTAAACTCAAGCTGATGTTGGTCAAGAAGGATGAAGCCAAAAATAATGCTTTGTTGgctcatttaaagaaaatcaatgaTCATTTGGTTAATCGTAATACACGTTTTCTCACTGGTGACACCATGTGTTGTTTCGATTGTGAATTAATGCCACGTTTGCAGCATATAAGAGTGGCTGGCaaatattttgtagattttgaAATTCCA ACACATTATACGGCTTTGTGGCGATACATGTATCATATGTATCAATTAGATGCCTTTACTCAATCCTGCCCCGCTGATCAGGATATTATCAATCACTACAAATTGCAACAGatgttgaaaatgaaaaaacacGAAGAGCTGGAAACACCCACCTTCACTACATCCATTCCAATTGATATTTCGGAATAA
- the LOC111680525 gene encoding mitochondrial coenzyme A diphosphatase NUDT8, with protein sequence MTSLLGRCRATLVAPLLRTQVFKGTYLNYSSSRISDNLKTDYEIKENLLLSEENRQRCLEKMGKAPPVGIKLRGAKSETKFAAVLIALCTDEETQTVSLLYTRRSHLLSRHMRQISFPGGIKEDNEDFVQCALRETEEEIGILPSRVEIWGTGNLITPPHTAAIMPVVGVIRNFRESELKLNYDEVEEAFAIPIKILASPQTLRYTQFKTGYSSAAFVVDDKRIWGVTGFITNIFLNCFLPPEFNKLKNCVKFIRPFRSKSKATS encoded by the exons ATGACATCCTTATTAGGAAGATGTCGTGCAACACTTGTTGCACCCCTACTTAGAACACAAGTTTTTAAAGGAACATATCTCAACTACTCGTCTTCTAGAATAAGTGACAATCTAAAAACTGattatgaaataaaagaaaatttgttattgtctGAAGAAAATCGTCAAAGATGTTTAGAGAAAATGGGTAAGGCACCGCCAGTGGGAATAAAGCTACGTGGAGCTAAGAGTGAAACTAAATTTGCAGCTGTATTAATAGCTTTGTGTACGGACGAAGAAAC TCAAACTGTATCACTTTTATATACAAGACGTTCCCACTTGCTCAGTAGACATATGAGACAAATATCCTTTCCGGGAGGCATCAAGGAAGACAATGAAGATTTTGTGCAATGTGCTTTAAGGGAAACCGAAGAGGAAATCGGTATACTACCGAGTCGTGTAGAAATCTGGGGTACAGGTAATTTAATAACACCTCCTCATACGGCTGCTATTATGCCAGTTGTGGGCGTAATAAGAAATTTCAGAGAAAGTGAACTCAAATTAAATTATGATGAAGTAGAGGAAGCTTTCGCGATACCTATTAAAATATTAGCTAGTCCTCAAACTTTGCGTTATACTCAATTCAAGACGGGTTATTCATCGGCTGCATTTGTCGTCGATGATAAACGTATCTGGGGTGTTACGGGATTTATAACgaatatatttcttaattgttttttaccACCAGAATTTAATAAGCTAAagaattgtgttaaatttataagACCATTTAGGAGTAAATCTAAAGCTACCTCATAA
- the LOC111680518 gene encoding uncharacterized protein LOC111680518: MLPSNVLVGVYFAVTWLCTCFEMTNSRTSTMWKLNKQTGKIQTLDEEGEQVKNYASLDEDMLYNFNAMADVYSRDETFFTLVSSTRIDNQNGWLRQSAESTLESLLEARKLKTENILKATNKKSHTFAALPPLNMENNVALHNNTQNVVVDTLDCGQPINYTNYDYIINLGAHYKHKQTPAMPEPDVIYFFLPSHDQEDYKNFNIVALEKRLKRFKRQNPISAELYHHIGNYWRIIGDPVQAIKCFRRSLDISPAASEVMYDLAKVLYNLQYLDDAIHMARRSIEFQAPPYTAWRQYLLLGDIMKTYGDLRISIHYYRLALELNPTQELILRSLNEAEQRPTATLHAYTIVIIVILAIMVLIVILTSMITEVRADHHYTNGQCTSNSEAYDVKPQRHFNRAMAMRSLKGLSSARSMRQRKY, translated from the exons ATGTTGCCATCAAATGTGCTTGTGGGAGTGTATTTTGCAGTCACCTGGTTATGTACATGCTTCGAAATGACCAATTCTAGGACATCAACAATGTGGAAATTAAATAAGCAGACAGGGAAAATTCAAACACTCGATGAGGAGGGAGAACAAGTAAAGAATTATGCATCATTAGACGAAGATATGCTGTACAATTTTAATGCCATGGCAGATGTTTATTCAAGGGATGAAACGTTTTTTACGCTAGTGTCTTCCACGCGCATAGACAACCAGAATGGCTGGTTACGTCAGTCCGCGGAAAGCACCTTGGAATCATTGTTAGAAGCAAGAAAACTAAAgactgaaaacattttaaaagctacaaataaaaaatcacaCACATTTGCAGCACTCCCTCCTctaaatatggaaaataatgTTGCTCTACATAATAATACTCAGAACGTGGTGGTGGATACTTTGGATTGTGGCCAACCAATTAACTATACTAATTATGattacattataaatttaggggctcattataaacataaacaaacaccAGCTATGCCTGAACCGGAT GTGATATATTTCTTCTTGCCATCTCATGACCAGGAAGActataagaattttaatatcGTAGCCTTAGAGAAACGTTTGAAACGCTTTAAGAGACAAAATCCTATTTCCGCCGAACTTTACCATCACATAGGAAACTACTGGCGTATTATTGGCGATCCGGTGCAGGCTATTAAATGTTTTCGTCGTTCATTAGATATATCACCGGCTGCATCGGAGGTTATGTATGATTTAGCTAAGGTTCTTTATAATTTACAATATCTAGATGATGCCATACATATGGCACGCAG ATCAATTGAATTTCAAGCACCACCTTATACAGCGTGGCGTCAATATTTGTTGTTGGGTGATATTATGAAAACCTATGGAGATTTGCGTATTTCTATTCATTATTATCGTTTGGCTTTAGAACTGAATCCAACACAGGAACTCATTTTAAGATCTTTAAATGAAGCTGAACAACGACCAACGGCAACTTTGCATGCCTATACCATAGTTATTATAGTGATTTTG gCTATTATGGTATTAATAGTTATTTTAACTTCAATGATAACCGAAGTTCGGGCTGATCATCATTATACAAATGGACAATGTACTAGTAATTCTGAAGCTTATGATGTTAAACCACAACGTCATTTTAATCGTGCCATGGCTATGCGTTCTTTGAAGGGATTATCAAGTGCACGCTCTATGCGTCAACGTAAATATTAA
- the LOC111680511 gene encoding probable nuclear transport factor 2, which yields MALNPQYEDIGKGFVQQYYALFDDPLQRANVVNFYSTTDSFMSFEGLQIQGAPKIMEKLNSLTFQKISRVITAVDSQPMYDGGVLINVLGRLQCDEDPPHAFSQIFVLRPLGGTFFCAHDIFRLNIHNSA from the exons atggCATTGAATCCACAATACGAAGATATTGGCAAAGGATTTGTCCAACAGTACTACGCTTTATTCGATGATCCGCTGCAACGAGCAAATGTGGTTAACTTCTATAGC aCCACAGATTCCTTCATGTCCTTTGAGGGCTTACAAATTCAGGGAGCAccaaaaattatggaaaaattaaat AGCCttacatttcaaaaaatttctcgCGTCATAACTGCCGTAGATTCTCAGCCCATGTATGATGGCGGAGTTCTTATTAATGTTCTTGGACGTTTACAG TGTGATGAAGATCCTCCACATGCATTCTCTCAAATTTTCGTTTTGAGACCATTGGGTGGAACATTTTTCTGTGCCCATGATATTTTCCGTTTAAATATCCATAATTCAGCCTAA
- the LOC111680509 gene encoding inositol polyphosphate multikinase, protein MNQLQPQLPKGFTLLENQVAGHTFSPDTQALGMLKDASVGCVLKPMGKPQCGERELSFYESITNASDPVLVKARDLVPKFYNKLKLQVNCKEHTFLKLEDLSHGMLKPCIMDIKIGKRTWDPLASPQKRQVEEQKYLHSKQVLGLCLPGFQVYKNGVLKKYGKDYGKQLDTTGLRDTIRNFLNAEHKVCQPLVQEVLRQLYLIHEWFKQQTVLHFYASSLLIVYDCEALDLVQYAQQNGSLLTNGDIDAQLKSSHHINSNPPTDEKCLQQHFTHSNQTTILQNFVKVRMIDFAHVFPAEDGQLDSNYLFGLENLIKIIEEFNI, encoded by the coding sequence ATGAATCAACTGCAACCGCAGCTGCCGAAAGGTTTTACATTGCTCGAGAATCAAGTGGCCGGTCACACTTTCTCGCCCGACACTCAAGCCTTGGGTATGCTGAAAGATGCCTCAGTTGGCTGTGTCTTAAAGCCGATGGGTAAACCGCAGTGCGGTGAGAGGGAATTAAGTTTCTACGAAAGTATCACAAATGCCAGTGACCCCGTATTGGTGAAAGCTCGTGATTTGGTGCcaaagttttataacaaactaAAACTGCAGGTAAATTGCAAAGagcatacatttttaaaattggaaGATCTCTCGCATGGCATGCTTAAACCCTGCATAATGGATATTAAGATAGGCAAACGCACTTGGGATCCATTGGCCTCTCCTCAAAAGCGTCAAGTGGAAGagcaaaaatatttgcatagcAAACAAGTCTTGGGTTTATGTTTGCCCGGATTCCAGGTATACAAAAACGGGgtcttaaaaaaatatggtaAAGACTATGGCAAGCAGCTGGACACCACTGGTCTAAGAGACACAATACGCAATTTCTTAAATGCCGAACACAAAGTGTGTCAACCTTTGGTACAAGAGGTATTACGGCAACTTTACCTTATACATGAATGGTTTAAACAACAGACTGTCCTGCACTTTTATGCCAGTTCCTTATTGATTGTTTACGACTGTGAGGCCTTAGATTTAGTACAATATGCACAACAAAATGGCTCTTTGCTAACAAATGGCGATATTGACGCACAACTAAAAAGTTCCCATCACATAAACTCCAACCCACCAACAGACGAGAAATGCcttcaacaacattttacacaTAGTAATCAAACgacaattttgcaaaatttcgtTAAAGTGCGTATGATTGATTTTGCCCATGTCTTTCCAGCAGAAGATGGCCAACTGGATAGTAATTACTTATTTGGTTTGGAAAATCTTATAAAGATTATTgaagaatttaatatttaa
- the LOC111680531 gene encoding splicing factor 3B subunit 1: protein MENIPRTHEDIEAQIADIQSKKKEVQKSASEGVGLLDSGNFYDTDFYDEGAKSKSRYEGYHTSIAANEEADEDEDEGIPVTQKRTTYTAPKSVLNEVTQGKEDVDPLADRRRPTIADREDEYKQKRRRVIISPERADPFAEGGKTPDVGSRTYTDIMREQMLKGEESELRRKIIEKSKDGTLLKTVPDPPKEGGRKRGRWDQTVSDSFVPAKVAATPSSAATPTWEEKTPADHRWDETPAHKTGAETPGATPGVTTRIWDATPAHAMTPGHETPGHEKSVRRNRWDETPKTERETPGHSGWAETPKPDRGTSDNVVAESTPGASKRRSRWDETPSNATPSAMTPSMTPSMTPHATPGHVTPMLTPGGSTPIGVKAMAMATPTPGALAAMTPEQLQAYRWEKEIDERNRPFTDEELDQMFPPGYKILPPPAGYVPLRTPGRKLMATPTPIAGTPAGFFIQVEDKNAKFMDNQPKGQNLPFMKPEDAQYFDKLLVDVDEDSLSPEEMKERKIMKLLLTIKNGSPPMRKSALRQITDKSREFGAGPLFNQILPLLMSPTLEDQERHLLVKVIDRVLYKLDDLVRPYVHKILVVIEPLLIDEDYYARVEGREIISNLAKAAGLATMISTMRPDIDNIDEYVRNTTARAFAVVASALGIPSLLPFLKAVCKSKKSWQARHTGIKIVQQIAILMGCAILPHLKALVEIIEHGLVDEQQKVRTITALAIAALAEAATPYGIESFDSVLKPLWKGIRTHRGKGLAAFLKAIGYLIPLMDAEYANYYTREVMLILIREFQSPDEEMKKIVLKVVKQCCATDGVEAQYIKEEILPHFFKFFWNHRMALDRRNYRQLVDTTVEIANKVGASEIINRIVDDLKDENEQYRKMVMETIEKIMGNLGAADIDSRLEEQLIDGILYAFQEQTTEDVVMLNGFGTIVNQLGKRVKPYLPQICGTILWRLNNKSAKVRQQAADLISRIAIVMKTCQEEKLMGHLGVVLYEYLGEEYPEVLGSILGALKAIVNVIGMTKMTPPIKDLLPRLTPILKNRHEKVQENCIDLVGRIADRGPEYVSAREWMRICFELLELLKAHKKAIRRATVNTFGYIAKAIGPHDVLATLLNNLKVQERQNRVCTTVAIAIVAETCRPFTVLPALMNEYRVPELNVQNGVLKSLSFLFEYIGEMGKDYIYAVCPLLEDALMDRDLVHRQTACAAIKHMSLGVYGFGCEDALVHLLNYVWPNIFETSPHLVQAFMDAVEGLRVSLGPIKILQYTLQGLFHPARKVRDVYWKIYNSLYIGGQDALIAGYPRITNDPKNQYERYELDYTL, encoded by the exons atggaaaatattccTCGTACGCATGAGG atattGAGGCTCAAATTGCCGATATACAATCGAAAAAGAAGGAAGTACAAAAGAGTGCAAGTGAAGGTGTGGGACTATTGGATAGTGGCAACTTTTATGATACTGATTTTTATGATGAAGGTGCAAAAAGTAAAAGTCGCTATGAAGGTTATCACACTTCAATTGCGGCCAATGAAGAAGCTGACGAGGATGAAGATGAGGGTATACCAGTAACACAAAAGCGCACAACATACACTGCACCGAAATCAGTTTTGAATGAAGTTACTCAG ggTAAGGAAGATGTTGATCCTCTTGCTGACCGTAGACGTCCGACTATAGCCGATCGTGAGgatgaatataaacaaaaacgtCGCCGTGTTATTATTTCACCTGAACGTGCGGATCCCTTTGCTGAGGGTGGCAAAACACCGGATGTCGGTTCCCGTACATACACGGACATTATGAGGGAACAAATGTTAAAGGGAGAAGAAAGTGAGCTAAGGCGTAAAATTATTGAGAAATCTAAGGATGGTACCTTATTGAAAACTGTACCAGATCCACCAAAAGAAGGTGGCCGTAAACGTGGCAGATGGGATCAAACTGTAAGTGACAGTTTTGTACCCGCAAAAGTAGCAGCCACTCCAAGTAGTGCCGCCACTCCCACATGGGAGGAG AAAACTCCCGCAGATCATCGTTGGGATGAAACTCCGGCACATAAAACGGGGGCAGAAACTCCTGGAGCTACTCCAGGCGTAACTACTAGAATTTGGGATGCTACACCGGCTCATGCAATGACACCGGGCCATGAAACGCCTGGACATGAAAAGTCGGTTAGACGTAATCGTTGGGATGAAACACCCAAAACCGAAAGAGAGACTCCCGGACACAGTGGTTGGGCCGAGACACCAAAGCCGGACAGAGGAACTAGTGACAATGTAGTAGCTGAGTCGACACCAGGAGCTTCAAAAAGAAGATCTCGTTGGGATGAAACACCCTCTAATGCTACACCTTCGGCCATGACACCTAGCATGACACCAAGTATGACCCCACACGCTACTCCTGGACATGTAACTCCTATGTTAACACCTGGAGGTTCTACACCCATTGGTGTAAAGGCAATGGCCATGGCTACACCAACTCCTGGTGCCTTAGCTGCAATGACACCTGAACAACTACAGGCCTATCGTTGGGAAAAAGAAATTGATGAAAGAAATCGTCCCTTCACCGATGAGGAACTTGATCAAATGTTCCCTCCCGGCTATAAGATTTTACCACCACCAGCTGGTTATGTGCCGCTACGTACGCCAGGTCGTAAATTGATGGCTACTCCTACCCCCATCGCAGGTACACCTGCTGGCTTCTTTATTCAAGTTGAGGATAAAAATGCCAAGTTTATGGACAATCAACCAAAAGgacaaaatttaccatttatGAAACCAGAAGATGCACAGTACTTTGATAAATTGCTAGTAGATGTTGATGAAGATTCTTTGTCCCCAGAGGAAATGAAAGAGCGTAAAATAATGAAACTCTTGCTAACCATCAAGAATGGTTCTCCTCCAATGCGTAAATCAGCCTTAAGACAAATTACCGATAAGTCCAGAGAATTTGGTGCTGGTCCTTTGTTCAATCAAATCTTACCACTACTTATGTCTCCCACATTAGAAGATCAAGAGAGACATCTTTTAGTTAAAGTTATCGATCGTGTTTTGTATAAATTGGATGATTTGGTAAGACCTTACGTTCACAAGATTCTTGTAGTTATTGAACCGTTGCTCATCGATGAAGATTACTATGCCCGTGTTGAAGGTCGTGAGATTATATCAAATCTTGCCAAGGCAGCTGGTTTAGCAACTATGATCTCTACTATGCGTCCTGATATCGATAACATTGATGAATACGTACGTAACACTACCGCTCGTGCATTTGCTGTTGTCGCCTCTGCTTTGGGTATTCCCTCTTTATTGCCTTTCTTAAAAGCTGTGTGTAAATCGAAGAAATCTTGGCAGGCTCGTCACACCGGTATCAAAATTGTACAACAAATCGCCATTCTAATGGGTTGTGCTATTTTGCCTCACCTTAAAGCTCTAGTAGAAATTATTGAACATGGTCTAGTAGACGAACAGCAAAAAGTTCGTACCATTACTGCTTTAGCTATAGCTGCTTTGGCTGAAGCCGCTACTCCTTATGGTATTGAGTCATTCGATTCAGTACTAAAACCCTTGTGGAAAGGTATTCGCACACATCGTGGCAAAGGTTTAGCTGCCTTTTTAAAGGCTATTGGTTATTTGATTCCCCTTATGGACGCTGAATATGCCAACTACTATACACGTGAAGTAATGCTTATTTTGATTCGTGAGTTCCAGTCTCCTGATGAGGAAATGAAGAAAATTGTGTTGAAAGTAGTGAAACAATGTTGTGCCACCGATGGTGTTGAAGCCCAATATATTAAAGAGGAAATTTTGCCtcatttctttaaattcttctgGAATCATCGTATGGCATTAGATCGCCGTAATTATCGTCAGTTGGTGGATACTACAGTTGAAATAGCCAACAAAGTGGGAGCCTCAGAAATTATCAATCGCATTGTGGACGATCTCAAAGATGAAAACGAACAGTACCGCAAAATGGTCATGGAGACCATAGAAAAAATCATGGGTAATTTGGGTGCAGCAGATATAGATTCTCGTCTTGAGGAGCAACTTATTGATGGTATACTCTATGCTTTCCAAGAACAAACTACTGAGGATGTGGTAATGTTAAACGGTTTCGGTACTATAGTCAATCAATTGGGAAAGCGAGTGAAACCATATTTGCCACAAATATGCGGCACCATACTTTGGCGTTTAAATAACAAATCAGCTAAAGTCAGACAGCAGGCAGCAGATTTAATTTCTCGCATTGCCATTGTAATGAAGACTTGTCAAGAGGAAAAACTTATGGGTCATTTGGGTGTCGTGCTCTATGAATATCTGGGCGAAGAATATCCTGAAGTTTTGGGTAGTATTCTGGGAGCCCTTAAGGCAATTGTTAATGTCATTGGTATGACCAAAATGACACCGCCCATCAAAGATCTTCTGCCACGTTTGACACCGATTTTGAAGAATCGTCATGAAAAAGTGCAAGAAAATTGTATTGATCTAGTGGGCCGTATTGCAGATAGAGGTCCTGAGTATGTATCAGCCAGAGAATGGATGCGTATTTGTTTTGAACTTTTAGAGTTGTTAAAAGCGCATAAAAAGGCAATCCGTCGTGCCACTGTTAACACATTTGGTTATATAGCCAAGGCTATTGGTCCCCACGATGTGCTCGCTACTTTGCTCAATAATCTTAAAGTACAGGAGCGTCAAAATCGTGTTTGTACCACCGTTGCTATAGCCATTGTGGCCGAAACTTGTCGTCCTTTTACCGTATTGCCAGCTCTTATGAATGAATATCGTGTCCCAGAATTGAATGTCCAGAACGGTGTGCTCAAATCCCTTTCCTTTCTTTTTGAATACATTGGCGAAATGGGTAAAGATTATATATATGCTGTATGTCCTCTTCTGGAAGATGCTCTTATGGACCGCGATTTGGTACATCGTCAAACAGCCTGTGCTGCGATCAAACACATGTCTTTGGGTGTTTATGGTTTTGGTTGCGAAGATGCTCTCGTACATTTGCTGAATTATGTGTGGCCCAATATTTTCGAAACGTCCCCTCATTTGGTGCAAGCTTTTATGGATGCTGTTGAAGGTCTGCGTGTTTCTTTGGGccctatcaaaattttacaatacacCTTACAGGGATTATTCCATCCTGCTCGTAAAGTACGTGATGTCTACTGGAAGATTTATAATTCTCTCTACATTGGTGGTCAAGATGCTTTAATAGCTGGTTATCCCCGCATAACAAATGATCCGAAAAATCAATATGAACGTTATGAACTTGACTACACACTTTAA